In the genome of Tachysurus vachellii isolate PV-2020 chromosome 9, HZAU_Pvac_v1, whole genome shotgun sequence, one region contains:
- the blm gene encoding recQ-like DNA helicase BLM isoform X2 translates to MPPVPQNNLKEQLERHSSVAERIKSLAKSKTGSFCFKKKSKSVSVKAEVPLKAKTETFNPVANPFAVSKPSFIDPFISRLNKPQKNQLSGNSGITAVGVAEDCILSAIPMDDWDHFDDFKTTVNGEGPGPDLSIKETLAFDEGVAQLRHSDVSYRKRTDDQGPLKGFDDVLFGVMESICCLVDTIPENELMSLTYGTELLLLRAHRKRIVADAALLWQTDRGSSAHPRSLHKRSSAVTSKCDCSSTHFQLSKSNASVMFLDSNRSTYKDSDCINNDVQGDNCSQNPFLIQAVNEHDEKLSGQNSGNGNSQSGECSLSLSFSQSNGQAVKQGKTVHFISPPNTIKVDNVDSNVSLGGAVLQKCKASNDVNDLCIGDFDIDDFSDNDIQDYCKEPTALSVSGSSIVLPHVWEGGLSNSCDTKSVVTSTAVVKFTKPWLPEVTSRNPAHDRFCGFNFPHSPEMMKIFHKKFGLHQFRFNQLEAINATLLGEDTFVLMPTGGGKSLCYQLPACVSDGVTVVISPLCSLIVDQIQKLTTLDVPATSLSGGKSDYEAGQIYMQLSKNDPVIKLLYATPEKVCASGRMISALKNLYERGLLDRFVIDEAHCVSQWGHDFRPDYKRMHELRRKFPKVPIMALTATATPRVQKDILNQLAMTQPQVFSMSFNRHNLKYSILPKNPKKVAEDCIHWIKKYYPYDSGIVYCLSRNDCDSMSSSLQGAGIAALAYHAGINDSDREYVQNKWINQDGCQVICATIAFGMGIDKPDVRYVIHASLPKSVEGYYQESGRAGRDGDISHCILFYSYTDVIRIKRLIAMDKEGNHQSKAIHINNLHSMVHFCENVTECRRIQLLAYFGEHKFNKDFCKQHPEVICDNCARPHQYKERTVTEDVKKIVRFIQENCEKVVGKPGKSFQPNRLTLNMLIDIYLGSKSARIKSGIYGIGAAYSKHNAERLFRKLVLDHILKEDLYITKNGQAVAYISAGLKAMDILSGIMQVTFHETESASSIRKHKDTMIKSVSKREEMVKNCLAELNELCKKLGKVFGLHYYNIFSTVTLKKIAAEEQTKDFQSIDGEDGNLSVYIRSSKSQGGKRKKTPSSKNPKRRRGYNKQNSTTCGNWSSSKAKHTGGDQFSKHVPSAPARKKPGFMALPIPKCAELPYHNSAFSQLG, encoded by the exons atctttttgctttaaaaagaaGTCTAAATCAGTCAGTGTCAAAGCTGAAGTTCCTCTAAAG GCCAAGACCGAGACATTCAACCCAGTAGCCAACCCGTTTGCAGTAAGCAAACCTAGTTTTATTGATCCTTTCATCAGCAGATTGAATAAACCACAAAAGAACCAACTCTCAGGCAACAGTGGAATCACAGCCGTAGGAGTAGCTGAGGATTGCATCTTGTCTGCTATTCCCATGGATGACTGGGACCACTTTGATGATTTTAAAACTACAGTCAACGGAGAAGGACCAGGACCAGACCTGTCAATTAAAG aaaCTCTTGCCTTTGATGAGGGTGTCGCCCAGTTAAGACATAGTGATG TATCTTACAGGAAAAGGACAGATGACCAAGGACCGTTGAAAG GGTTTGATGATGTTCTTTTTGGTGTTATGGAATCTATTTGTTGTTTGGTCGACACAATCCCTGAAAATGAGCTTATGTCCCTGACCTATGGCACAGAATTGCTTTTACTGAGAGCTCacag GAAAAGGATCGTTGCTGATGCTGCATTGTTGTGGCAAACAGATAGAGGATCCAGCGCTCACCCCAGGTCGCTTCACAAAAGAAGCTCTGCTGTCACAAGCAAATGTGACTGTTCATCTACACATTTTCAGCTCAGTAAATCCAATGCTTCTGTAATGTTCCTGGATTCCAACAGGAGTACCTATAAAGATTCAGACTGCATTAACAATGATGTTCAAGGGGACAACTGCAGCCAGAATCCTTTCCTTATTCAGGCTGTGAATGAACATGATGAAAAGCTATCAGGCCAGAACAGTGGTAATGGAAACAGTCAGTCAGGAGAATGTTCCTTGAGTCTGTCCTTCAGTCAGTCAAATGGTCAGGCTGTGAAACAAGGGAAAACGGTACATTTTATCTCTCCGCCAAATACAATTAAAGTGGACAATGTGGACAGCAATGTGTCACTTGGTGGGGCAGTTTTACAAAAGTGCAAAGCATCTAATGATGTGAATGACCTCTGCATTGGTGACTTTGACATTGACGACTTCAGTGACAATGATATCCAGGATTATTGTAAGGAACCCACAGCTTTATCTGTGTCAGGGAGTTCCATTGTACTACCACATGTTTGGGAAGGAGGACTCTCAAACTCTTGTGATACAAAAAGTGTTGTCACCTCAACTGCTGTTGTGAAGTTTACTAAACCATGGTTACCTG AGGTTACATCCAGAAATCCAGCACATGATCGCTTCTGTGGCTTCAACTTTCCACACTCTCCAGAGATGATGAAGATTTTCCACAAAAAGTTTGGTCTTCATCAGTTCAGATTTAATCAGCTAGAAGCCATCAATGCTACGCTGCTCGGAGAGGACACATTTGTGCTAATGCCTACAG GAGGGGGTAAAAGCCTTTGCTATCAGCTGCCTGCCTGTGTTTCTGATGGAGTGACTGTGGTGATATCTCCACTTTGTTCACTTATTGTGGATCAGATCCAGAAGCTTACAACTTTGGAT gtCCCTGCAACTAGCCTATCTGGAGGGAAAAGTGACTATGAGGCAGGACAAATCTACATGCAGCTTTCTAAGAATGACCCAGTCATCAAACTGCTTTATGCTACTCCTGAAAAG GTCTGTGCAAGTGGGAGGATGATCAGTGCACTGAAGAATCTGTATGAGCGAGGTCTGCTTGACCGTTTTGTCATCGATGAGGCACACTGTGTCAGCCAG TGGGGACATGATTTCAGACCAGACTATAAGCGGATGCATGAACTGCGCCGGAAGTTTCCCAAAGTTCCTATCATGGCACTGACGGCCACAGCCACACCTAGGGTTCAGAAGGACATCCTTAACCAGTTGGCCATGACTCAACCACAAGT ATTCTCAATGAGCTTCAATAGACACAATCTCAAATATTCTATATTACCTAAAAACCCCAAGAAAGTTGCGGAGGACTGTATTCACTGGATTAAGAAATATTATCCAT ATGACTCAGGAATTGTATACTGCCTGTCACGAAATGACTGTGACAGCATGTCTAGTAGTCTTCAGGGGGCAGGCATTGCAGCACTAGCATATCACGCTGGAATAAATGACAGTGACCGAGAGTATGTCCAAAACAAATGGATTAACCAGGATGGTTGTCAG GTCATATGTGCCACTATTGCGTTTGGCATGGGCATTGACAAGCCTGATGTGCGTTATGTGATCCATGCCAGCCTACCCAAGTCAGTGGAGGGCTACTACCAAGAATCAGGCAGAGCTGGCCGGGATGGAGACATCTCCCACTGCATTCTCTTCTATTCTTACACAGATGTGATTCGCATTAAAAGACTAATAGCCA TGGACAAAGAAGGCAACCACCAATCCAAAGCCATTCACATTAACAACCTGCACAGCATGGTACATTTCTGTGAAAATGTGACCGAGTGTAGGAGGATTCAGCTACTGGCATACTTTGGAGAGCACaaatttaataaagatttttgcAAGCAGCATCCAGAGGTCATCTGTGACAACTGTGCCCGACCACAC CAATACAAGGAAAGAACTGTTACTGAGGATGTAAAGAAGATTGTGCGGTTTATACAGGAAAACTGTGAGAAGGTTGTTGGCAAACCTGGCAAATCTTTCCAGCCAAACAGACTCACACTAAACATGCTAATTGACATTTATTTGG GCTCGAAAAGTGCCAGAATCAAGTCAGGAATATATGGGATTGGAGCAGCGTACTCCAAACACAATGCAGAAAGGCTTTTTAGGAAACTAGTGCTGGACCACATTCTAAAGGAGGACCTATACATTACTAAAAATGGACAAGCTGTCGCCTACATTTCAGCTGGCCTTAAAGCCATGGACATCCTCAGTGGCATCATGCAG gtcACTTTCCATGAGACTGAGAGTGCCTCTAGCATTAGAAAGCACAAGGACACTATGATCAAAAGTGTTTCTAAGAGGGAGGAAATGGTGAAAAACTGCCTGGCAGAGCTTAATGAGCTGTGCAAAAAGCTTGGCAAAGTGTTTGGTCTTCATTATTACAACATATTTTCCACAGTCACTTTGAAAAAGATTGCTG CTGAGGAGCAGACTAAGGACTTTCAATCTATTGATGGTGAAGATGGCAACTTGTCTGTCTACATTAGAAGTAGCAAAAGTCAAgggggaaagagaaaaaaaacaccttcatCAAAGAACCCCAAAAGGCGCAGGGGTTACAACAAACAGAACTCCACTACATG TGGAAACTGGTCTTCATCTAAAGCAAAACACACAGGAGGGGATCAGTTCTCTAAGCATGTTCCTTCAGCTCCAGCACGGAAGAAACCAGGCTTCATGGCACTGCCCATCCCAAAGTGTGCTGAGCTGCCATACCATAATTCTGCCTTCTCTCAACTTGGCTGA
- the blm gene encoding recQ-like DNA helicase BLM isoform X4 produces MESICCLVDTIPENELMSLTYGTELLLLRAHRKRIVADAALLWQTDRGSSAHPRSLHKRSSAVTSKCDCSSTHFQLSKSNASVMFLDSNRSTYKDSDCINNDVQGDNCSQNPFLIQAVNEHDEKLSGQNSGNGNSQSGECSLSLSFSQSNGQAVKQGKTVHFISPPNTIKVDNVDSNVSLGGAVLQKCKASNDVNDLCIGDFDIDDFSDNDIQDYCKEPTALSVSGSSIVLPHVWEGGLSNSCDTKSVVTSTAVVKFTKPWLPEVTSRNPAHDRFCGFNFPHSPEMMKIFHKKFGLHQFRFNQLEAINATLLGEDTFVLMPTGGGKSLCYQLPACVSDGVTVVISPLCSLIVDQIQKLTTLDVPATSLSGGKSDYEAGQIYMQLSKNDPVIKLLYATPEKVCASGRMISALKNLYERGLLDRFVIDEAHCVSQWGHDFRPDYKRMHELRRKFPKVPIMALTATATPRVQKDILNQLAMTQPQVFSMSFNRHNLKYSILPKNPKKVAEDCIHWIKKYYPYDSGIVYCLSRNDCDSMSSSLQGAGIAALAYHAGINDSDREYVQNKWINQDGCQVICATIAFGMGIDKPDVRYVIHASLPKSVEGYYQESGRAGRDGDISHCILFYSYTDVIRIKRLIAMDKEGNHQSKAIHINNLHSMVHFCENVTECRRIQLLAYFGEHKFNKDFCKQHPEVICDNCARPHQYKERTVTEDVKKIVRFIQENCEKVVGKPGKSFQPNRLTLNMLIDIYLGSKSARIKSGIYGIGAAYSKHNAERLFRKLVLDHILKEDLYITKNGQAVAYISAGLKAMDILSGIMQVTFHETESASSIRKHKDTMIKSVSKREEMVKNCLAELNELCKKLGKVFGLHYYNIFSTVTLKKIAETLSADPEVLLQIDGVTEDKLEKYGAELIELLQKYSEWMLSAEEQTKDFQSIDGEDGNLSVYIRSSKSQGGKRKKTPSSKNPKRRRGYNKQNSTTCGNWSSSKAKHTGGDQFSKHVPSAPARKKPGFMALPIPKCAELPYHNSAFSQLG; encoded by the exons ATGGAATCTATTTGTTGTTTGGTCGACACAATCCCTGAAAATGAGCTTATGTCCCTGACCTATGGCACAGAATTGCTTTTACTGAGAGCTCacag GAAAAGGATCGTTGCTGATGCTGCATTGTTGTGGCAAACAGATAGAGGATCCAGCGCTCACCCCAGGTCGCTTCACAAAAGAAGCTCTGCTGTCACAAGCAAATGTGACTGTTCATCTACACATTTTCAGCTCAGTAAATCCAATGCTTCTGTAATGTTCCTGGATTCCAACAGGAGTACCTATAAAGATTCAGACTGCATTAACAATGATGTTCAAGGGGACAACTGCAGCCAGAATCCTTTCCTTATTCAGGCTGTGAATGAACATGATGAAAAGCTATCAGGCCAGAACAGTGGTAATGGAAACAGTCAGTCAGGAGAATGTTCCTTGAGTCTGTCCTTCAGTCAGTCAAATGGTCAGGCTGTGAAACAAGGGAAAACGGTACATTTTATCTCTCCGCCAAATACAATTAAAGTGGACAATGTGGACAGCAATGTGTCACTTGGTGGGGCAGTTTTACAAAAGTGCAAAGCATCTAATGATGTGAATGACCTCTGCATTGGTGACTTTGACATTGACGACTTCAGTGACAATGATATCCAGGATTATTGTAAGGAACCCACAGCTTTATCTGTGTCAGGGAGTTCCATTGTACTACCACATGTTTGGGAAGGAGGACTCTCAAACTCTTGTGATACAAAAAGTGTTGTCACCTCAACTGCTGTTGTGAAGTTTACTAAACCATGGTTACCTG AGGTTACATCCAGAAATCCAGCACATGATCGCTTCTGTGGCTTCAACTTTCCACACTCTCCAGAGATGATGAAGATTTTCCACAAAAAGTTTGGTCTTCATCAGTTCAGATTTAATCAGCTAGAAGCCATCAATGCTACGCTGCTCGGAGAGGACACATTTGTGCTAATGCCTACAG GAGGGGGTAAAAGCCTTTGCTATCAGCTGCCTGCCTGTGTTTCTGATGGAGTGACTGTGGTGATATCTCCACTTTGTTCACTTATTGTGGATCAGATCCAGAAGCTTACAACTTTGGAT gtCCCTGCAACTAGCCTATCTGGAGGGAAAAGTGACTATGAGGCAGGACAAATCTACATGCAGCTTTCTAAGAATGACCCAGTCATCAAACTGCTTTATGCTACTCCTGAAAAG GTCTGTGCAAGTGGGAGGATGATCAGTGCACTGAAGAATCTGTATGAGCGAGGTCTGCTTGACCGTTTTGTCATCGATGAGGCACACTGTGTCAGCCAG TGGGGACATGATTTCAGACCAGACTATAAGCGGATGCATGAACTGCGCCGGAAGTTTCCCAAAGTTCCTATCATGGCACTGACGGCCACAGCCACACCTAGGGTTCAGAAGGACATCCTTAACCAGTTGGCCATGACTCAACCACAAGT ATTCTCAATGAGCTTCAATAGACACAATCTCAAATATTCTATATTACCTAAAAACCCCAAGAAAGTTGCGGAGGACTGTATTCACTGGATTAAGAAATATTATCCAT ATGACTCAGGAATTGTATACTGCCTGTCACGAAATGACTGTGACAGCATGTCTAGTAGTCTTCAGGGGGCAGGCATTGCAGCACTAGCATATCACGCTGGAATAAATGACAGTGACCGAGAGTATGTCCAAAACAAATGGATTAACCAGGATGGTTGTCAG GTCATATGTGCCACTATTGCGTTTGGCATGGGCATTGACAAGCCTGATGTGCGTTATGTGATCCATGCCAGCCTACCCAAGTCAGTGGAGGGCTACTACCAAGAATCAGGCAGAGCTGGCCGGGATGGAGACATCTCCCACTGCATTCTCTTCTATTCTTACACAGATGTGATTCGCATTAAAAGACTAATAGCCA TGGACAAAGAAGGCAACCACCAATCCAAAGCCATTCACATTAACAACCTGCACAGCATGGTACATTTCTGTGAAAATGTGACCGAGTGTAGGAGGATTCAGCTACTGGCATACTTTGGAGAGCACaaatttaataaagatttttgcAAGCAGCATCCAGAGGTCATCTGTGACAACTGTGCCCGACCACAC CAATACAAGGAAAGAACTGTTACTGAGGATGTAAAGAAGATTGTGCGGTTTATACAGGAAAACTGTGAGAAGGTTGTTGGCAAACCTGGCAAATCTTTCCAGCCAAACAGACTCACACTAAACATGCTAATTGACATTTATTTGG GCTCGAAAAGTGCCAGAATCAAGTCAGGAATATATGGGATTGGAGCAGCGTACTCCAAACACAATGCAGAAAGGCTTTTTAGGAAACTAGTGCTGGACCACATTCTAAAGGAGGACCTATACATTACTAAAAATGGACAAGCTGTCGCCTACATTTCAGCTGGCCTTAAAGCCATGGACATCCTCAGTGGCATCATGCAG gtcACTTTCCATGAGACTGAGAGTGCCTCTAGCATTAGAAAGCACAAGGACACTATGATCAAAAGTGTTTCTAAGAGGGAGGAAATGGTGAAAAACTGCCTGGCAGAGCTTAATGAGCTGTGCAAAAAGCTTGGCAAAGTGTTTGGTCTTCATTATTACAACATATTTTCCACAGTCACTTTGAAAAAGATTGCTG AAACTCTGTCTGCTGACCCTGAGGTGCTACTGCAGATTGATGGCGTGACTGAAGACAAACTAGAGAAGTATGGCGCTGAGCTTATTGAGCTACTGCAGAAATACTCAGAATGGATGCTCTCAG CTGAGGAGCAGACTAAGGACTTTCAATCTATTGATGGTGAAGATGGCAACTTGTCTGTCTACATTAGAAGTAGCAAAAGTCAAgggggaaagagaaaaaaaacaccttcatCAAAGAACCCCAAAAGGCGCAGGGGTTACAACAAACAGAACTCCACTACATG TGGAAACTGGTCTTCATCTAAAGCAAAACACACAGGAGGGGATCAGTTCTCTAAGCATGTTCCTTCAGCTCCAGCACGGAAGAAACCAGGCTTCATGGCACTGCCCATCCCAAAGTGTGCTGAGCTGCCATACCATAATTCTGCCTTCTCTCAACTTGGCTGA
- the blm gene encoding recQ-like DNA helicase BLM isoform X1 — MPPVPQNNLKEQLERHSSVAERIKSLAKSKTGSFCFKKKSKSVSVKAEVPLKAKTETFNPVANPFAVSKPSFIDPFISRLNKPQKNQLSGNSGITAVGVAEDCILSAIPMDDWDHFDDFKTTVNGEGPGPDLSIKETLAFDEGVAQLRHSDVSYRKRTDDQGPLKGFDDVLFGVMESICCLVDTIPENELMSLTYGTELLLLRAHRKRIVADAALLWQTDRGSSAHPRSLHKRSSAVTSKCDCSSTHFQLSKSNASVMFLDSNRSTYKDSDCINNDVQGDNCSQNPFLIQAVNEHDEKLSGQNSGNGNSQSGECSLSLSFSQSNGQAVKQGKTVHFISPPNTIKVDNVDSNVSLGGAVLQKCKASNDVNDLCIGDFDIDDFSDNDIQDYCKEPTALSVSGSSIVLPHVWEGGLSNSCDTKSVVTSTAVVKFTKPWLPEVTSRNPAHDRFCGFNFPHSPEMMKIFHKKFGLHQFRFNQLEAINATLLGEDTFVLMPTGGGKSLCYQLPACVSDGVTVVISPLCSLIVDQIQKLTTLDVPATSLSGGKSDYEAGQIYMQLSKNDPVIKLLYATPEKVCASGRMISALKNLYERGLLDRFVIDEAHCVSQWGHDFRPDYKRMHELRRKFPKVPIMALTATATPRVQKDILNQLAMTQPQVFSMSFNRHNLKYSILPKNPKKVAEDCIHWIKKYYPYDSGIVYCLSRNDCDSMSSSLQGAGIAALAYHAGINDSDREYVQNKWINQDGCQVICATIAFGMGIDKPDVRYVIHASLPKSVEGYYQESGRAGRDGDISHCILFYSYTDVIRIKRLIAMDKEGNHQSKAIHINNLHSMVHFCENVTECRRIQLLAYFGEHKFNKDFCKQHPEVICDNCARPHQYKERTVTEDVKKIVRFIQENCEKVVGKPGKSFQPNRLTLNMLIDIYLGSKSARIKSGIYGIGAAYSKHNAERLFRKLVLDHILKEDLYITKNGQAVAYISAGLKAMDILSGIMQVTFHETESASSIRKHKDTMIKSVSKREEMVKNCLAELNELCKKLGKVFGLHYYNIFSTVTLKKIAETLSADPEVLLQIDGVTEDKLEKYGAELIELLQKYSEWMLSAEEQTKDFQSIDGEDGNLSVYIRSSKSQGGKRKKTPSSKNPKRRRGYNKQNSTTCGNWSSSKAKHTGGDQFSKHVPSAPARKKPGFMALPIPKCAELPYHNSAFSQLG; from the exons atctttttgctttaaaaagaaGTCTAAATCAGTCAGTGTCAAAGCTGAAGTTCCTCTAAAG GCCAAGACCGAGACATTCAACCCAGTAGCCAACCCGTTTGCAGTAAGCAAACCTAGTTTTATTGATCCTTTCATCAGCAGATTGAATAAACCACAAAAGAACCAACTCTCAGGCAACAGTGGAATCACAGCCGTAGGAGTAGCTGAGGATTGCATCTTGTCTGCTATTCCCATGGATGACTGGGACCACTTTGATGATTTTAAAACTACAGTCAACGGAGAAGGACCAGGACCAGACCTGTCAATTAAAG aaaCTCTTGCCTTTGATGAGGGTGTCGCCCAGTTAAGACATAGTGATG TATCTTACAGGAAAAGGACAGATGACCAAGGACCGTTGAAAG GGTTTGATGATGTTCTTTTTGGTGTTATGGAATCTATTTGTTGTTTGGTCGACACAATCCCTGAAAATGAGCTTATGTCCCTGACCTATGGCACAGAATTGCTTTTACTGAGAGCTCacag GAAAAGGATCGTTGCTGATGCTGCATTGTTGTGGCAAACAGATAGAGGATCCAGCGCTCACCCCAGGTCGCTTCACAAAAGAAGCTCTGCTGTCACAAGCAAATGTGACTGTTCATCTACACATTTTCAGCTCAGTAAATCCAATGCTTCTGTAATGTTCCTGGATTCCAACAGGAGTACCTATAAAGATTCAGACTGCATTAACAATGATGTTCAAGGGGACAACTGCAGCCAGAATCCTTTCCTTATTCAGGCTGTGAATGAACATGATGAAAAGCTATCAGGCCAGAACAGTGGTAATGGAAACAGTCAGTCAGGAGAATGTTCCTTGAGTCTGTCCTTCAGTCAGTCAAATGGTCAGGCTGTGAAACAAGGGAAAACGGTACATTTTATCTCTCCGCCAAATACAATTAAAGTGGACAATGTGGACAGCAATGTGTCACTTGGTGGGGCAGTTTTACAAAAGTGCAAAGCATCTAATGATGTGAATGACCTCTGCATTGGTGACTTTGACATTGACGACTTCAGTGACAATGATATCCAGGATTATTGTAAGGAACCCACAGCTTTATCTGTGTCAGGGAGTTCCATTGTACTACCACATGTTTGGGAAGGAGGACTCTCAAACTCTTGTGATACAAAAAGTGTTGTCACCTCAACTGCTGTTGTGAAGTTTACTAAACCATGGTTACCTG AGGTTACATCCAGAAATCCAGCACATGATCGCTTCTGTGGCTTCAACTTTCCACACTCTCCAGAGATGATGAAGATTTTCCACAAAAAGTTTGGTCTTCATCAGTTCAGATTTAATCAGCTAGAAGCCATCAATGCTACGCTGCTCGGAGAGGACACATTTGTGCTAATGCCTACAG GAGGGGGTAAAAGCCTTTGCTATCAGCTGCCTGCCTGTGTTTCTGATGGAGTGACTGTGGTGATATCTCCACTTTGTTCACTTATTGTGGATCAGATCCAGAAGCTTACAACTTTGGAT gtCCCTGCAACTAGCCTATCTGGAGGGAAAAGTGACTATGAGGCAGGACAAATCTACATGCAGCTTTCTAAGAATGACCCAGTCATCAAACTGCTTTATGCTACTCCTGAAAAG GTCTGTGCAAGTGGGAGGATGATCAGTGCACTGAAGAATCTGTATGAGCGAGGTCTGCTTGACCGTTTTGTCATCGATGAGGCACACTGTGTCAGCCAG TGGGGACATGATTTCAGACCAGACTATAAGCGGATGCATGAACTGCGCCGGAAGTTTCCCAAAGTTCCTATCATGGCACTGACGGCCACAGCCACACCTAGGGTTCAGAAGGACATCCTTAACCAGTTGGCCATGACTCAACCACAAGT ATTCTCAATGAGCTTCAATAGACACAATCTCAAATATTCTATATTACCTAAAAACCCCAAGAAAGTTGCGGAGGACTGTATTCACTGGATTAAGAAATATTATCCAT ATGACTCAGGAATTGTATACTGCCTGTCACGAAATGACTGTGACAGCATGTCTAGTAGTCTTCAGGGGGCAGGCATTGCAGCACTAGCATATCACGCTGGAATAAATGACAGTGACCGAGAGTATGTCCAAAACAAATGGATTAACCAGGATGGTTGTCAG GTCATATGTGCCACTATTGCGTTTGGCATGGGCATTGACAAGCCTGATGTGCGTTATGTGATCCATGCCAGCCTACCCAAGTCAGTGGAGGGCTACTACCAAGAATCAGGCAGAGCTGGCCGGGATGGAGACATCTCCCACTGCATTCTCTTCTATTCTTACACAGATGTGATTCGCATTAAAAGACTAATAGCCA TGGACAAAGAAGGCAACCACCAATCCAAAGCCATTCACATTAACAACCTGCACAGCATGGTACATTTCTGTGAAAATGTGACCGAGTGTAGGAGGATTCAGCTACTGGCATACTTTGGAGAGCACaaatttaataaagatttttgcAAGCAGCATCCAGAGGTCATCTGTGACAACTGTGCCCGACCACAC CAATACAAGGAAAGAACTGTTACTGAGGATGTAAAGAAGATTGTGCGGTTTATACAGGAAAACTGTGAGAAGGTTGTTGGCAAACCTGGCAAATCTTTCCAGCCAAACAGACTCACACTAAACATGCTAATTGACATTTATTTGG GCTCGAAAAGTGCCAGAATCAAGTCAGGAATATATGGGATTGGAGCAGCGTACTCCAAACACAATGCAGAAAGGCTTTTTAGGAAACTAGTGCTGGACCACATTCTAAAGGAGGACCTATACATTACTAAAAATGGACAAGCTGTCGCCTACATTTCAGCTGGCCTTAAAGCCATGGACATCCTCAGTGGCATCATGCAG gtcACTTTCCATGAGACTGAGAGTGCCTCTAGCATTAGAAAGCACAAGGACACTATGATCAAAAGTGTTTCTAAGAGGGAGGAAATGGTGAAAAACTGCCTGGCAGAGCTTAATGAGCTGTGCAAAAAGCTTGGCAAAGTGTTTGGTCTTCATTATTACAACATATTTTCCACAGTCACTTTGAAAAAGATTGCTG AAACTCTGTCTGCTGACCCTGAGGTGCTACTGCAGATTGATGGCGTGACTGAAGACAAACTAGAGAAGTATGGCGCTGAGCTTATTGAGCTACTGCAGAAATACTCAGAATGGATGCTCTCAG CTGAGGAGCAGACTAAGGACTTTCAATCTATTGATGGTGAAGATGGCAACTTGTCTGTCTACATTAGAAGTAGCAAAAGTCAAgggggaaagagaaaaaaaacaccttcatCAAAGAACCCCAAAAGGCGCAGGGGTTACAACAAACAGAACTCCACTACATG TGGAAACTGGTCTTCATCTAAAGCAAAACACACAGGAGGGGATCAGTTCTCTAAGCATGTTCCTTCAGCTCCAGCACGGAAGAAACCAGGCTTCATGGCACTGCCCATCCCAAAGTGTGCTGAGCTGCCATACCATAATTCTGCCTTCTCTCAACTTGGCTGA